The DNA sequence CCCTTAGGACTTCCCTGGGCTCACAATTCAACAGAATCCTCTGATGGGCAAGGTATCAGCCAATCCTTCACCGTCGTCCTCTAATAATCGGCCCAGGAAATGGAAATGGTGGTATAGGGGGGATTGGTGGGAAAGGGGGAAATGGGAAGGGTCCAGGTGGAAATGGTCGTGGAAAAAATCGCCTTACACTCTGGAgctgtgaaccaggaagaaacaggCTTCTTGTCAGTACTGATCCTGAATCAAAATGAATCAGGTCCCTTTCTACACATCCTACTCCTGAGCCACTCCTGGAGGCTTGGGTCCCATTCACCCTGTGGCTATAAGTTTGGAGCACGTGGTTGAATCCCTACTCCCatagacagatgagaaaaccaggaCACAGAGATGCCAAGGCCTCCCCGGATCACTGGCCACCACAGCTGGACAGAAGCAGAGGCAGAAATCCCATTACTGTAGTCAGTGCCTCTCAAACTTCAGCACAGTCAGAATCCCCAGGAGGGcttcttaaaatacaaatttctggGACCCACCCCAACTTTGTCTCAGTAGGTCTGAATGTGGACTAAGAACCTGCCTTTCCATCTAGTTCCCAGGTGAGAATGCCACTTAGAGAACAAACCACTGCTCTAAGGGATTGCAGAGCCCAGGCTGGGGACTTGGGCTCAGGTGATGGGGGAGCCAGGGTGggaagccctgaatgaaaaagaacaaaactggtcCAAATGATGTTCCACGCCTCTCCCCGGAGCAGCTCAAAACAAGAAGGGCCACTCACCTTATTACAACTGATGTCTATTTGGTCCTTGACCTGGTCCAGAGTGACTGTCCCCAAACACAGTTTCACCACCTGGAAGGGAAACCTCTAGTTCAGACTGGAATCCCTGAGCCATAAACACACAGCCTCACCCCAGGGGCTGCTAACCACCCTCCGGAGCCTCTTGTTCGGGTCCTTGGGACGCATCCGCCAGCGTTCACAGCTCCCAGCCTCACCCCTTTCTCCTTGAAGTCACACTGCTCCGGTGGCAGCTGTGTCCTCCTGGGACACACGGTCTCCTTCACCGTGAAGCTCACAGGCTTTGGGGCATCTAGGTCCTCGTCCTGCTGAAGGATCAAAGTGGGGAGACTGGCTCAGGCTCATGCTTCCTTGGGTGACCTGTCTCCCTTCCCCACAGCAGAACAGCCCTCTTGAAAGACCGTCCCAtgtgcctggccctgggctgggggctgggagcagaggggaagaggacacaGCCTGGACCTGGGCTCCCAGGTACACAGGGAGAAGGAGGGGACCTCAGACCCGCTCTCCTGAGGGGCACCTCCCTCTTGGAGGGGCTGAGGGAAGTCAGGGGACACCTGCAGGGAAAGACCTAGTCACTGGAACCCCTAGGCTGAGCACAGCCCTTCCCTGGTGGGGAGACACTGGGGTGCACAGGGGACTGGAAGCAGGGAAGTCACATCCCAGAGCCAGTGAGCCCAGCGTATCCCTGGAGCCCCCAGGAGTCCCTGGAGCCTGAGCGGGCTGTCAGGGCTCTGTTCCCACAGCAGAGATGCCAGGCAGAAGACTCTCACAAGGAGAGGGGACCCAGCTCTGGGAGGATTTCTGTGAGAGGTGGGATCCCACTTAGAGGGAGAGGTGCCTTCCTGACAGGAGGTACAGCGCGAGCAAAGGGAGGGACAGTGTGGCCAAGCCTGGCGGGAGacgcctccctccccagcccctccccgacTCACAGCCTTGGGCGGCAGGTCCAGCTCCAGGAGGCGGTAGAGATTGGGGTCTGAGGACTGCTCATTGAGGCGATCCACAGCTCGAAGCACCGCCTCCCTATAGCTCAGGGCCTGGGCGCTGGCCCAAGGCACCGCTAGTCCCAGCAGCAGTATCCACAGTGACCAGCGGCGCAGGGAGAGGCTGGCCCTCTGGGTCTCCATGGTCCCCGAGTCTgccacctcccagcccacaggACCCTCCTTTATGCTCAGCCTGGGCCTGATGCAATTGCTCAAGCAGGAGCCTTCCCCAcctgccccatccctgcccccgGCCAGGGTGTGAGCTGGACTTGCCTCAGGCCCCGCTCTTGCCTCAGGGGATTGCTGGCAGTGGGTGAGGTCTGCCTCCTGTGCAAGGTGAAGAAATGGTTTCTCCATCTCCCTGACAACATCTTGGCCTCTCCTGGGCCCCATGGGGGAGTTTCATGAGCAGGGTTGCTCCAGAGGGTTGAGTCGTCCAGCAGACGGAGGGACCAGGCTGTGTCCTACACCCTCTCGGCCTCCTCACTGTGACCTCCTGAGAACGAGGCTGAAGGAGTGTATTCACCACACAACCTCCAGCTCTACACACCGCCTGGCACCCAGTAGGCATCTAGTTAAAGTTCGATGAATGGATGTCAGCACCACCTCCAACCAAAGACTCATGCAGTCAGCCAGCACCTGGGCAGACAGTCAGTAACCCTCCATCCTGCTCTCTAGACTCAGCCCTCAGCCAGTGAGGGGCTGGCTCCATCTGTCACCTCTCCTGGATTCTTCTCCACTGCCTTTCTCAACCTAAAACTGTCTTGTCCTGAAGACTTAAACAAATATTtccccagtgaagacatacagatggccaatagtcACATGCAAAGATTCTCAATATGgctaattatcagataaatgcaaatcaaagctaaaGCAAGGTTTCAACTCCTACTGGTCCGAAAGGCCATTAttaaaatgctggagaggatctagggaaaagggaaccctcctacattgttgatgGGAGTGTAATTTTGTGAAACCGTGGTTGAAAACAGTGGAgacctttaaaaagtaaaaatagacttactatataatccagcaaccctgggcctatatccagaggaaactctaattcgaaaagatacctgcaccccaatgttcatagcagcactgtttacaatagccacaacatggaaacagcctaaatgtgcaTCGACTGGATAGAGGCTGTCGTatttatatacagtggaatactactcagccataagaaagagtaaaataatgccttttgcagcaacatggatggacccagacattatcatactaagtgaataagccaggaagagaaagacaaaaactacatgatatcacttatatgtggactttttaaatgacacaaatgaacttatttacaaaacagaaacacactcacagacatagaaaacaaacttatggctaccaggagtgggaaaggggtggggagggataaactgggagttcaggattagcagatGCTACTGTATGTCAAATAGACacacaaagtcctactgtatagcacagagaactatattaacTATCCTGTAAAAACCTAtactgaagaagaatatgaaaagaaatacatacatgtataactgaatcactatgctgtatgccagaaactaacacaacactgtaactcaacaatacttcaataaaaaaaaaatgaataaaaatgtcgTGTCCCCAGACCCCACTATCTtgtcctgctgtcctgcctcccaAAACCAAGCCCGAGATTCCCCACAATCAAGCCTGAGATCGGATCACCCGCATCATGACCCCAACGTGTTTTCTCTCACACTCAAGGCCCTATAAGCTGGCCAGCCGTCACTGGATCCAAAACCCATGCTCACGCGTTGTCTTTATTTACACAGGCTCTGGGCTTCCCTCTGTCCTCCCGCAACCGCCTCCTGCCCCATTCTCTGCTAATGTCGCTCTCCTGATTCCCCTCCTGCCACCTTGTTTCCTCCTTCTCCGTCTCCTCCCAGGACACTCTTTGTAATACACAGGGCTTGCACGGGTGCACCCAGATGGCTTTTCTTCCCAGTCCTCACACATTCCTGGGCACATCCCTTCCTCAGATACCAGTTACCCAGGGACACACATCACTGGTCTGTGTCTCTGAGTCAAGACTCCTGTGAATACCCCTGGCTGTCCGCACAGGGCTGTCTGGGGCTGTCGGCTGGGAGCCCCCACGGGAGCCCTGAGATGGCAGCCTGGGAGCCCCCACTGGCTCCTTCTTCCTCTGA is a window from the Vicugna pacos chromosome 17, VicPac4, whole genome shotgun sequence genome containing:
- the LOC140686660 gene encoding protegrin-2-like encodes the protein METQRASLSLRRWSLWILLLGLAVPWASAQALSYREAVLRAVDRLNEQSSDPNLYRLLELDLPPKAQDEDLDAPKPVSFTVKETVCPRRTQLPPEQCDFKEKGVVKLCLGTVTLDQVKDQIDISCNKLQSVRRFFPRPFPPGPFPFPPFPPIPPIPPFPFPGPIIRGRR